Proteins from a single region of Methanoculleus horonobensis:
- the thsA gene encoding thermosome subunit alpha: MSANLGGQPIFILKEGSQRTRGRDAQSGNIAAAKAVASAVRTTLGPKGMDKMLVDTIGDVVITNDGVTILKEMDIEHPAAKMMVEIAKTQDDEVGDGTTTAVVIAGELLKRAEDLLDQDVHPTVIAHGYRMAADRAQDILDEIAVDVKPDDMVMLRKLADTAMTGKGAEAAKEKLTELVVKAITMVADADGTVDTEFVKVEKKVGGSIEESEIVEGMIIDKERVHPAMPRAVKNAKILLLNAAVEFKKTEVDAEISITSPDQLQMFLDEEERMIKGIVDKVVASGANVLFCQKGIDDIAQHYLAKAGIFAVRRVKKSDMEKLARATGAAVVSSIDAIAPEELGKAGSVEEKKVSGEEMIFVTECENPKAVSIIIRGGTEHVVDELDRAIEDALRVVSVAVEDKKFVAGGGAPEIELSLRLREYAASVGGRAQLAIEAFANALEIIPRTLAENAGLDPIDMLVALRASHEKGGKNGKYMGLDVFNAASGDMLKAGVVEPLRVKTQAIASAAEAAVMILRIDDVIASSKSAGPSPEEMAAMGGGMGGMGMPPM; this comes from the coding sequence ATGTCTGCAAATCTTGGAGGACAACCAATCTTTATTCTGAAAGAGGGTAGCCAGCGTACCCGCGGTCGTGACGCACAGTCGGGCAACATCGCTGCCGCAAAGGCCGTCGCGAGCGCTGTACGGACTACGCTTGGACCCAAAGGCATGGACAAGATGCTCGTCGACACCATCGGTGACGTCGTCATCACGAACGACGGCGTGACCATCTTAAAAGAGATGGACATCGAGCACCCCGCCGCGAAGATGATGGTCGAGATCGCCAAGACCCAGGACGACGAGGTCGGCGACGGTACCACGACCGCTGTGGTGATCGCGGGCGAGCTCCTGAAGCGTGCCGAGGACCTCCTTGACCAGGACGTGCACCCCACGGTCATCGCCCACGGCTACCGCATGGCCGCCGACAGGGCCCAGGATATCCTCGACGAGATCGCCGTCGACGTCAAGCCCGACGACATGGTGATGCTCAGGAAGCTTGCCGACACCGCCATGACCGGCAAGGGCGCCGAGGCTGCAAAGGAGAAACTTACCGAACTCGTCGTCAAGGCCATCACGATGGTCGCCGACGCCGACGGAACCGTCGACACCGAGTTCGTGAAGGTCGAGAAGAAGGTCGGCGGATCCATCGAGGAGTCCGAGATCGTCGAGGGCATGATCATCGACAAGGAGCGTGTCCACCCTGCGATGCCCCGTGCCGTCAAGAACGCGAAGATCCTGCTCCTGAACGCTGCCGTCGAGTTCAAGAAGACCGAGGTCGACGCCGAGATCAGCATCACGAGCCCCGACCAGCTCCAGATGTTCCTCGATGAAGAGGAACGGATGATCAAGGGCATCGTCGACAAGGTCGTTGCCTCCGGTGCAAACGTCCTCTTCTGCCAGAAGGGCATCGACGACATCGCCCAGCACTATCTTGCCAAGGCCGGCATCTTTGCCGTCCGCCGTGTCAAGAAGAGCGACATGGAGAAACTCGCCCGTGCCACCGGTGCGGCCGTCGTCAGCTCCATCGACGCAATCGCCCCCGAGGAACTCGGAAAGGCCGGCAGCGTCGAGGAGAAGAAGGTCTCCGGCGAAGAGATGATCTTCGTCACCGAGTGCGAGAACCCCAAGGCGGTCTCGATCATCATCCGCGGCGGCACCGAGCACGTCGTCGACGAACTCGACCGCGCCATCGAGGACGCGCTCCGGGTCGTCAGCGTTGCCGTCGAGGACAAGAAGTTCGTCGCCGGCGGCGGTGCGCCCGAGATCGAGCTCTCGCTCCGGCTCCGCGAGTACGCCGCAAGTGTCGGCGGCCGCGCCCAGCTCGCCATCGAGGCGTTTGCGAACGCGCTTGAGATCATCCCGAGGACGCTTGCCGAGAACGCGGGCCTCGACCCGATCGACATGCTCGTTGCGCTGCGTGCCTCCCACGAGAAGGGCGGTAAGAACGGAAAGTACATGGGCCTCGACGTCTTCAACGCCGCCTCCGGCGACATGCTCAAAGCCGGTGTCGTCGAACCCCTGCGGGTGAAGACCCAGGCGATCGCAAGCGCCGCCGAGGCAGCCGTCATGATCCTCCGGATCGACGACGTCATCGCCTCGTCCAAGTCTGCCGGCCCCTCTCCTGAGGAGATGGCAGCCATGGGCGGCGGCATGGGCGGCATGGGCATGCCCCCGATGTAA
- a CDS encoding transcriptional regulator: MSQDRLPQMVISIMLLANFDVSERCNIRPRSFDLIAKKGDNLVIIKVASHIDSVSADIAWDLNQIARHLEATPLIVGERARDTDLERGVVYIRYGLFALSPETLYDYFVEGLSPMVYASPGGLYVKIKGDLLREVRERSRMSLGDLASHLGVSRRTISKYEGGMGTTLDVAIRLEEFFNAPLVETIELIGYRTPEPEKPAESTPGDVLVNLERIGMEIHAMRQAPFQALALFDKHTILTAYGTSQKVVKRASLIGNISQITKTFAMCVITDYKKQKKIGKTLLIGEEHLHSLEDGSELIDMINE, encoded by the coding sequence ATGTCGCAGGATCGCCTCCCTCAGATGGTCATCAGCATCATGCTCCTCGCGAACTTTGACGTCTCGGAGCGATGCAACATCCGTCCGCGGAGTTTTGACCTTATCGCGAAGAAGGGAGACAACCTCGTCATTATCAAAGTCGCCTCTCACATCGACAGCGTGAGCGCCGATATCGCCTGGGATCTCAACCAGATCGCCCGGCACCTGGAGGCCACCCCCCTCATCGTCGGGGAGCGGGCACGCGATACGGATCTCGAACGCGGTGTCGTCTACATCCGCTACGGGCTCTTTGCCCTCAGCCCCGAGACGCTCTACGACTACTTCGTCGAAGGGCTCTCGCCGATGGTCTATGCCTCCCCCGGCGGTCTCTACGTGAAGATCAAGGGCGATCTTCTCCGTGAGGTGCGGGAGCGCTCCAGGATGTCGCTTGGAGACCTCGCGTCGCACCTCGGGGTCTCCCGTCGGACGATAAGCAAGTACGAGGGCGGGATGGGTACCACGCTCGATGTCGCCATCAGGCTCGAAGAGTTCTTCAACGCCCCGCTCGTCGAGACGATCGAGCTGATCGGTTACCGTACTCCCGAGCCCGAGAAGCCCGCCGAATCTACGCCCGGTGACGTTCTGGTCAACCTCGAACGTATCGGGATGGAGATCCACGCGATGCGGCAGGCCCCGTTCCAGGCGCTGGCGCTCTTTGATAAGCACACAATCCTGACGGCGTACGGCACATCCCAGAAGGTCGTGAAGCGCGCTTCGCTCATCGGCAACATCTCGCAGATCACGAAAACATTTGCGATGTGCGTCATCACCGATTACAAAAAGCAGAAAAAGATCGGCAAAACGCTTCTTATCGGAGAAGAACATCTCCACTCCCTCGAAGACGGCTCGGAACTCATAGATATGATAAATGAGTGA
- the nrdD gene encoding anaerobic ribonucleoside-triphosphate reductase yields the protein MNWSPEQLKLAEKYPSLDKIPAGERRYKCHTCHFVVDESPCPHCGETSLEIMCPLDHCDCHHSIIESIEYCPLCGKAVCPECGSHDVVQISRVTGYLQDVAGWNAGKQQELKDRVRYSVV from the coding sequence ATGAACTGGAGCCCTGAACAACTTAAACTGGCGGAGAAGTATCCGAGCCTCGATAAAATCCCTGCAGGAGAGCGGCGGTACAAGTGCCACACCTGCCACTTCGTCGTGGACGAGAGCCCCTGTCCTCACTGCGGCGAGACGTCGCTTGAGATCATGTGTCCGCTCGACCACTGTGACTGCCACCACTCCATCATCGAGAGCATCGAGTACTGTCCGCTCTGCGGCAAGGCCGTCTGTCCGGAGTGCGGGAGCCACGACGTCGTCCAGATCAGCAGGGTCACCGGTTACCTCCAGGACGTTGCGGGCTGGAACGCGGGCAAGCAGCAGGAACTGAAAGACCGGGTCCGCTACTCTGTCGTATGA
- the pyrF gene encoding orotidine-5'-phosphate decarboxylase: MTELILSLDVLDRRQAVKIAESCAPHIDAIKIGYPLVLSTGLSIVSDLADLALPLIADFKVADIPNTNRLICEAVFDAGFDAVIAHGFVGADAARTCVEVAHSHSGAAYIVAEMSHPGATEFFHGGVAEHLAELAVSCRADGIIAPATRPERIARLRDIVGSKAIYSPGVGAQGGDPDAVARLVDGVIVGRSIYEAEDPGAEAERFSRIRR, from the coding sequence ATGACCGAGCTGATCCTCTCTCTCGACGTCCTCGACCGGAGACAGGCGGTGAAGATCGCGGAGTCGTGTGCACCCCATATCGATGCCATCAAGATCGGCTACCCCCTTGTCCTCTCGACAGGTCTCTCGATCGTCAGCGACCTCGCCGATCTCGCCCTCCCGCTCATCGCCGACTTCAAGGTCGCGGACATCCCGAACACCAACCGCCTCATCTGCGAAGCGGTCTTTGACGCCGGGTTCGACGCCGTCATCGCCCACGGATTCGTGGGAGCCGACGCCGCGAGAACCTGCGTCGAGGTGGCGCACAGCCACAGCGGGGCGGCCTACATCGTCGCCGAGATGAGCCATCCCGGGGCGACCGAGTTCTTCCACGGCGGCGTGGCCGAACACCTCGCGGAACTCGCCGTCTCCTGCCGGGCCGACGGCATCATCGCCCCGGCCACCCGCCCCGAACGGATCGCCCGGCTCCGGGATATCGTCGGGAGCAAGGCGATCTACTCGCCGGGCGTGGGGGCGCAGGGCGGCGACCCCGACGCGGTGGCCCGGCTGGTCGACGGGGTCATCGTGGGAAGGAGCATCTACGAAGCGGAGGACCCGGGCGCCGAAGCCGAACGCTTCTCCCGCATCCGCCGGTGA
- a CDS encoding deoxyhypusine synthase: MTFKYGEAVQQARVYPGMTVGELVDELGKAGAYNGGSLWQAVNIYERMLRDEKALKFFGLSGAMVPGGMGGIVADLISRGHIDVLVSTGANLTHDVIEAIGCHHYHGTAQVSDTELCEEGVNRIYDIFLPNEAFIRFEEFLQDVYSSLPEGSTVSISDLLGRIGSRLDTGILSAAAKAGVPVYCPAIQDSMIGLQYWLFAQTHKVTVSAFADMPGLLDRCFEAERAGTILVGGGVPKNYILQSKLMTETGFDYAVQLTGDRPDLGGLSGATLDEARSWGKLTGEATAATVYGDATINLPLLVAATLERLGS, translated from the coding sequence ATGACCTTCAAGTACGGGGAAGCGGTTCAGCAGGCACGGGTGTACCCCGGGATGACGGTCGGCGAACTCGTCGACGAACTCGGAAAAGCCGGTGCCTACAACGGAGGATCGTTGTGGCAGGCGGTCAACATCTACGAACGGATGCTCCGCGACGAGAAAGCGCTGAAGTTCTTCGGGCTCTCGGGCGCGATGGTGCCCGGCGGCATGGGAGGCATCGTCGCCGACCTCATCTCGAGAGGGCATATCGACGTGCTCGTCTCGACGGGAGCGAACCTCACCCACGACGTCATCGAGGCGATCGGCTGCCACCACTACCACGGGACCGCTCAGGTCTCCGATACCGAACTCTGCGAGGAGGGGGTAAACCGGATCTACGATATCTTCCTCCCGAACGAGGCGTTCATCCGGTTCGAGGAGTTCCTGCAGGACGTCTACTCCTCCCTCCCGGAAGGCTCGACGGTCTCGATCTCCGATCTCCTCGGCCGGATAGGGAGCAGGCTCGATACCGGGATCCTTTCGGCGGCGGCAAAGGCCGGGGTGCCGGTCTACTGCCCGGCCATCCAGGACTCGATGATCGGGCTGCAGTACTGGCTTTTTGCCCAGACGCACAAGGTCACGGTCAGCGCGTTTGCCGACATGCCCGGGCTCCTCGACCGGTGCTTTGAGGCCGAACGGGCCGGCACCATCCTGGTCGGCGGCGGCGTCCCGAAGAACTACATCCTGCAGAGCAAACTGATGACCGAGACCGGGTTCGATTACGCGGTGCAGCTCACCGGCGACCGGCCGGACCTCGGCGGTCTCTCGGGAGCGACGCTCGACGAGGCCCGGTCGTGGGGCAAACTCACCGGGGAGGCCACCGCCGCAACGGTCTACGGCGATGCGACCATCAACCTGCCGCTCCTGGTTGCGGCAACCCTCGAGAGGCTGGGGTCATGA
- a CDS encoding DUF1858 domain-containing protein, protein MALTADSTIAELLREKPESAQVLFRFGMGCLGCAIANNETIREAAQAHGVPLEEMLTALGVAEA, encoded by the coding sequence ATGGCATTGACTGCGGACAGTACAATCGCGGAACTCCTTCGGGAGAAGCCCGAATCGGCACAGGTACTCTTCCGGTTCGGCATGGGTTGCCTTGGCTGCGCCATCGCAAACAACGAGACGATCCGGGAAGCCGCCCAGGCGCACGGCGTCCCCCTCGAAGAGATGCTCACCGCCCTCGGCGTCGCCGAGGCGTAA
- a CDS encoding tRNA(Ile)(2)-agmatinylcytidine synthase: MWIGIDDTDSPAGMCTTYLGAVVVRRLAQAGLRVVGARLVRLNPNVIYKTRGNAAIAIEADGDPETAFALATACVEELAEFDDEKTNPGVVVASVRPPPDFYYAALRDYCTVDEAVTVLEAAGARYRGYKNRRGLIGATAAIASDFLDLTYELLAYRKRPAWGTPRQVDAASLFRAEEETYPHTWDTVDRENGVVVGVPHTPDPVLFGIRGESPAWVKEARSYVRSEEPACEQVYATNQGTDAHLIPGSIATLREGRSYLVQGTVAEAAATGPGGHVSFLLEGCGADVRCMAYEPTKGFRGVVRTLVPGDVVAAAGSYKGGSLNLEKLGVARLADAARIRPPVCPACGKRMTSAGSGKGYKCRVCSERSREPETERIERQLEPGWYEVPPTARRHLARPLVRGVPVWEEIVLQSGRECDPSSTTSIK; encoded by the coding sequence ATGTGGATCGGGATCGACGACACGGACTCGCCTGCAGGGATGTGTACCACCTACCTCGGTGCGGTCGTGGTGCGGCGTCTCGCGCAGGCGGGGCTCCGTGTCGTCGGCGCCCGCCTGGTCAGGCTGAACCCAAACGTCATCTACAAGACCCGGGGGAACGCGGCGATCGCCATCGAGGCGGACGGCGATCCGGAGACGGCCTTCGCGCTCGCCACCGCGTGCGTCGAAGAACTCGCGGAGTTCGACGACGAAAAGACCAACCCCGGCGTGGTGGTGGCGAGCGTCCGTCCGCCGCCTGACTTCTACTACGCGGCGCTCCGGGACTACTGCACCGTGGACGAGGCCGTCACGGTGCTCGAGGCGGCAGGGGCCCGCTACCGGGGCTACAAGAATCGGCGCGGGCTCATCGGCGCAACGGCGGCTATTGCAAGCGATTTTCTCGACCTGACCTACGAACTCCTCGCCTACCGGAAGCGCCCGGCGTGGGGGACGCCCCGGCAGGTGGACGCGGCGAGCCTCTTTCGCGCCGAGGAGGAGACCTACCCCCACACCTGGGACACGGTCGACCGGGAGAACGGCGTGGTGGTCGGGGTTCCCCATACCCCCGACCCCGTCCTCTTCGGCATTCGGGGGGAGAGCCCGGCATGGGTGAAGGAGGCGCGTTCATACGTGCGCTCGGAAGAGCCTGCCTGCGAGCAGGTCTACGCCACCAACCAGGGAACCGACGCTCACCTGATCCCGGGCTCGATCGCAACCCTCCGGGAGGGGCGGTCGTACCTGGTGCAGGGCACGGTCGCAGAGGCCGCGGCCACCGGGCCCGGCGGCCACGTCTCGTTTCTCCTCGAAGGCTGCGGCGCCGATGTCCGCTGTATGGCCTACGAGCCGACCAAGGGGTTCCGGGGCGTCGTGAGGACGCTCGTCCCGGGGGACGTGGTGGCCGCGGCCGGGAGTTACAAAGGCGGGAGCCTCAACCTCGAGAAGCTCGGCGTCGCCCGTCTCGCCGACGCGGCCCGGATCCGCCCGCCGGTCTGCCCTGCCTGCGGGAAACGGATGACGAGCGCCGGATCCGGCAAAGGCTACAAATGCAGGGTCTGCAGCGAGCGCAGCCGCGAGCCCGAGACCGAGCGGATCGAGCGGCAGCTCGAGCCCGGATGGTATGAGGTGCCCCCCACCGCCCGCCGGCACCTCGCACGACCGCTGGTGCGCGGTGTCCCCGTATGGGAAGAGATCGTGCTCCAATCCGGCCGGGAGTGCGATCCATCCTCCACCACGTCAATTAAATGA
- a CDS encoding adenosylcobinamide amidohydrolase translates to MRHFVRDETLFLRGRFRAASTGVHGGIADVTTILNHTVPHDFEDEPGRHLELLAARHGVFRDYFGLMTAVGMHHLCVLQYDFVTVFITAGVTNPTGRGESADAPHTINIIVHSREGMVDSALLETIVTATGAKAQALHDLGYDFPGTTTDAVVVACERDVPRVHTYAGTLTEIGSRVHAAILYGLPEALARQQGGIRRSEPSFFIYSRYGGDHWVEWQKENCPYYPCHFPGQRCDYCYCPCYPCADEELGEWIDSSNGGKVWGCAGCTLLHVPGIADYMKRNPEAALAELKRLRERL, encoded by the coding sequence ATGAGGCATTTCGTCAGGGACGAGACTCTTTTTCTTCGCGGCCGGTTCAGGGCAGCGAGCACCGGGGTTCACGGCGGTATCGCCGATGTCACGACGATCCTGAACCACACGGTGCCCCACGACTTTGAGGACGAACCGGGCCGGCACCTCGAACTTCTTGCCGCCCGGCACGGCGTCTTCCGCGACTACTTCGGCCTCATGACCGCTGTAGGGATGCACCACCTCTGCGTGCTCCAGTATGACTTCGTCACGGTCTTCATCACCGCCGGGGTGACCAACCCGACGGGGAGGGGCGAGAGCGCCGACGCCCCGCACACCATCAATATCATCGTCCACAGCCGGGAGGGGATGGTTGATTCGGCGCTCCTTGAGACGATCGTCACTGCAACAGGGGCGAAGGCCCAGGCACTCCACGACCTCGGCTACGACTTCCCCGGAACCACGACGGACGCGGTCGTCGTCGCCTGCGAACGCGACGTTCCCCGTGTACACACCTACGCCGGAACCCTGACCGAGATCGGGAGCAGGGTTCACGCGGCGATTCTCTACGGCCTCCCGGAGGCCCTCGCGCGGCAGCAGGGCGGGATCCGGCGGAGCGAGCCGTCGTTCTTCATCTACAGCCGCTACGGCGGGGATCACTGGGTGGAGTGGCAGAAGGAGAACTGCCCCTACTACCCCTGCCACTTTCCGGGACAACGGTGCGACTACTGCTACTGTCCCTGCTACCCCTGTGCGGACGAAGAACTCGGCGAGTGGATCGATAGTTCGAACGGCGGCAAGGTCTGGGGGTGCGCCGGCTGTACGCTCCTGCACGTCCCGGGGATTGCAGATTACATGAAAAGGAACCCGGAGGCCGCTCTCGCCGAACTCAAGCGCCTCCGGGAACGATTATAA